The segment CTTCTTGGCTGGgctgttttcctttccctctcaaCTATGACCTCTGCctggtggaggaagggaggaggggagaggagaagacagtgagaaagagaaacacagacacaagaaggagggagggggctgggctGGGTACCAGAGGCTTCTGTTGGAAAAACCACCCTTGGTTATAGAGGGAGGACAGTAtcatctgatttatttatttaagccaGACTTTAAAGGAGGTCCAGGTCAGGAGACTCATCACCCTGAGCGATACAGGGTGATAAAAGCGACCCAGCATGCCTGCACCCTATGCCGTCCACCCGGAAGTCCCAGGAAAGACCatcccaggcaggcaggaagccgCGATCTGGGTGCTTTCTTTTGctccttgaatttttaaaagatgaaggaaagagTCAGTAGATAGAATGTGGCCTTTCCAGAAGGCAAGTCAGCCTGACACTGGGCACTGGGACTGAAGGAGAGACCTTTATCCTTCTGAAGCCTGGGAATGTTTAAGGGGCTCCCTGTAGTGCTGTGACAGTCCTCTCTCCGTGAGTGGGCCTGCTCTCCACAGAGCATTGTTCCAGTGGTGGGTGTTGCAAGTCCCCAAATGTGGAGAACCCAGGCCTTTGGCGAGGGGGCAAGAAGTGGCGTACACAGCCCTTCCAGCTCCCTAGACAGTGGTCTCAACCCGCGGGGCCCTCCCCACTGCCCCCAGGAGCGGCTGAGGCTGAGCAGTCTCTGGCCTCAGGTTCAACTTCAATAAGACCTAGCCAGCCCTTGATCACAAGGCTTCTCTGACAGCCATACTCAAGCTTGGCCTAGCTGAGCCCGGGTCACCTGGGAATAGGTTCAAAGGCAAGGAAGCTGTAAACCACCTCCAGGCCCCAGCTAGAGCGGCCTGGCGAACAAAGAGACCCCAAACACTTCAAAAGCGCTGGCTGGCGCTCGGCGTTCAGAGTCCAGATGGCAAAGGGCTGGGGTGGTGATGTCTGTTCACCAAGGCCTGGCCCAATGTTCTGCAATCCTGAGCCCTCCTGCCCTGCTCATCAGTGCCCAGGGCAGGGGACTTCAGACAGGTTCAGCTTCTCCCTAGTCGCAGTGTTCTGGGCCCACCACCGGCCCACAAACGGGAGTACAGAGTACAGAGACTGAGGTTGAACCCCAAGCCGGAATCCTGCACTCAGGGCAAGGTCAGGTAGGCAGGCACAGCGGGCACATGGGCGCTCCCGCAGAGGCTCGCTGTGGTGCCTAAGCTATAAAGCATTTAGGGGGCAGGTTCTGAAAATGTGTCCACGCTGAAGTACCCCAGAAAATCAGTATTGAAAAAAGATCTCCAACTCGCATTCTGGTCCGAGCGGGGCGGCGTCTCTATGGATCCTAGAGGCGAGATCGTGGGGGTGGACATCTCTGCCAACAGGCGAGTATCTGCCCTGCTCCGGGTCGTGGCACTCTGCCTGCACAGCTCCACTCACAGTGGGCAGGACCGCGTTGGAGACGCCGAGGTCTCAGTGCGCGCCCCAAGAGGCTCCCAGCTGCGTCCTTGGTCCAGCGGAGCACATCTGGGCTTGGACTCGCCTCCTCCACCCCTCGCAGAGACCCTGCACCCTGGCTGGGCCAAATCTGCTCCAGGAGACTCAGACAAAGGCAGGCATCGTTGAACCTAAGGGTCAGCACCGCTGATTAGCGGCCCGCGCCTGGGGTAGGAGCGCAGGCTGCGCGCGCGGACCTGGCCTCGGAGATGCCGGCCACAGTCAGGGCCGAAAAAAGAGGAGACAAAACTGAAAGTGccgcccgggggggggggggcgggggcggcCGGCGAAGGCCCCAGAACTTGTCCTGCCCCTGGCCACGGTGGCCAATCAGCGCGCCGCCCTCGCTCCTGACAGCTATTTAGCAACCCAGCCGGGATAGAGTTTCCAAAAAAGTTAGAATAACTTCCTCTCCCGGAGACCTCGGTTTTGCACAAGCCGGCCTCGAAATCAGAGCCTTTGCGAGCGATCCGGGAGCCTGCGCTCCGCGGCCGCGGGCTTGGCCAGTGGCGTGCGCTCGGCGCCCCCCCAGCCCCACGCGCGCCGGGCGGGCGCCATGGAGGAGGGCTCCAGCTCGCCGGTGTCCCCCGTGGACAGTCTGGGCACCAGCGAGGAAGAGCTGGAGCGGCAGCCCAAGCGCTTCGGCCGGAAGCGGCGCTACAGCAAGAAATCTAGTGAAGATGGCAGCCCGACCCCGGGCAAGCGCGGCAAGAAGGGCAGCCCGAGCGCGCAGTCCTTCGAGGAGCTGCAGAGCCAGCGCATCCTGGCCAACGTGCGCGAGCGCCAGCGCACCCAGTCGCTCAACGAGGCCTTCGCCGCGCTGCGCAAGATCATCCCCACGCTCCCCTCGGACAAGCTCAGCAAGATCCAGACGCTCAAGCTGGCCGCCAGGTACATAGACTTCCTCTACCAGGTTCTGCAGAGCGACGAGATGGACAATAAGATGACCAGCTGCAGCTACGTGGCTCACGAGCGTCTCAGCTACGCCTTCTCCGTGTGGCGCATGGAAGGCGCGTGGTCCATGTCCGCCTCCCACTAGCGCCGCGCCACCCACCTCCGGAGCCGCACGCCAGGGTAGGTGCTGCGTGTGACCGGCATCCACGACGCACGGGTGGGTGGGCGGACGGGCTAGGGCATCTCTCCTCGTGGAGGTCCCTCAGACAACCGCACAGGGATGGGGTGAGCTTCCTCACCCTGCAAGGGTTGGCAGGACTTGAGAAAACTCTCCTACCCCAGGGGCACGCCCGAGGGCTTTTGCCAGGGGTATCAGTTCGGAACCCCCCGTGGTTCCCCAGCAGGGTCCAAATACACTTACTGGACAAATGGTCGCATTTTCCGTTCTTGGTGGATGGGTGTCTGTGGGTGACCCTGGGGGGAGCGATTGTCAAAACGTCTTCCTTAGgccagcagaggccaggagaTGCGATGCCCGCTGGGTTGTGGCCGACCTGTTGCTTCGGGCTCATTCTGTGGGGCCGAGGAGCCCACGCGTGGGGCAGACAATCGGCTCTTTCTGATCGCAGTTCCGGCCCGCGGGGGCTTTGGATGCTAGGGCGTTCGAGCCCTAGCCTGCTCAGTACGCACAGCGATACCGGCCGGTGGTGCAGCAGAGAGGTTTCTGTTCAGCGCTGGGGCTCCAGGTTCACGGTTATGAGGAGCAAATCGCTGGGCGCCAGGAATGCACTAGACCCTGTGGCCCCAGATGTATGGAACCTCCAAGCGCCCAGGCCTGGGTGGATATAGCGGCTTGGAGTCTCTGGCTGCTGGCAAGCAGGTGGATCGGTAGTTAGAGTTGAGTGTTTAGTGTACCACCATCTTTGAACTTGGAAAGACACAGAGGCAAGCAAGGTAGGGGATCCAGGCTGGGTAACAGGTCTGAGTGTGGGGTGAGTGTAGAGAGCAGGGCCTTACCTTGGAAGAAGGCTCCTCACCAAAGCAGTGCACTGCAACCAGGGTGGTTCTCTCTAGCAGAGCTTTTAGCACGTCCTGCACCCGCTGCTTATCAGACACCTTCCCCAACCTTAGGCAATCCCAGGGGCAGTATGCTCCAGGCAAGACTGCAGGCTCTGCTTCTCTGAGGCCTTGCTTCCATCTTCGAGGGGAGCGTGGTGTAGAAAATTCTTCCCACTTAATTTTCCTTAGTTTTACACAAACCTTGAgcggtttttattttttttaaatgaaagtctCTGCTTTACACAGAAAGAATTTGGATTAATCAAGATCAGCATGACTATCCATTGTCCCAAACatctatttatgttttttattattttataatatcttgAAAGTTGCTGCTGTGGGTACAAAATGTTGCTCTCATACAGtgggtttattttctttcttcctcccctttctctttcactctctttctttctttcctcccttctttctttctttctttctttttttctttctttcttttagaatctTTTATGTCTGTCATCGAAACTGTTTTCATGAAATAACCCCCGGGATAATGACCATTTCATAGTTTTTAAGAAGAGCTTTTAACAGAGTCACTTGTGGGAATCTTCCCCTGTGTTTGTCAAAAACAGATGGGAATTGTCTCAATCACGTATTTCTCTAGGAAAGAAAGTTTGGGTTGGCAAAGTACTCGAAGCTACAGAGGGATAATACATTAATGCTGTTTTTTGCTGCCTAAATTATGAGTGTCCATTAGTTAAGTTCCACTCACCCCTCTTACTATCATGGTTTACAACACGCctgaggaagccaggacagaTGAAATCCACCATcttttctatacacacacatagaatttGTTTAAGGAAAATGTCAACAGAACTGTCCTTAAGATGGCCCTTCCAAAAATTATTGAAAGCCAACACCAGGAGATGCTATCCTGATGCAAGAAGTTAGTAAGggcatttaaaattcattttaagataATTGCTCTCTTCAACAACTTTGACCCAATCACAGTTTGCaatcaaatatgttttaaaatccaaaaatgcAATATCtgtaataaacaaatgaaaaatgttaaGAGCTTATTTGGACAAAAAGGCATTAAACTATCGGATAACACATTTGGTTGGAAAGCAAGATGCAGGCCTGTTTACTTTCAAATAATCAAATACAATGGCTAGTCGGGTTAACTGGTGTCTGGCCACAAAGAGGACTCTTTCCAAGGGAATGTGTCCACATTTGATGCACTCACTGATGCTGGACCTGCCTTGGTCTGATTTATGAGGGTCGTGTTAAGGAGCACCTTTATGTTCTTATTCTTAACTCATCCCTCTTAAGGAGCATAAATACAATTGTAATTACTTTAATCTCCTAGAAATGTTGCTAATTATAATTGGTTATTTCTCTGTAACATTTCCAAGGAACATTAATTATAGAcctggagggagaggaaactagACATTTCAGTGAACTGTGTATACTTTTAATGTCTATTGTGACATATTTTCACTAGCGACACAAAGCTTAGATCGTCCTTGACTGTGGAGAGAAACAGGGCCTGGTCCATGAAGTCCAGCTTATATTAAAGTTTATCCTGTTCTCCCTTGGCTGGGTGTTCAAAACCTCAATTAGACTAAGAACCAGGGTTCTTCCCAGCCAGCAGGACTCAGATAACTGAAAGAAGCCTCAGAAGGGGTCCAGTGTGTTTGTGAGACGTAGGAGCCCTCTGAGCAGGGTCGCTGTCACCTGGTCCAGAACAGAGAAAGGCACCCATTTCTTATCCACTATTTATTCTGCCGTCTTGGTCATAGTTGAAGGCGGCATCGTCTCCCGTTCTGCTGACTCTGCACGGCTTTTCCACAGGTTTTCCTCTCCAACGAGACtgtactttcctttcctttttttctttccttttgagcaTGTTTGGTTCCAGTGGACGGAGTCCCTGTCTCCCTCACCTCCCAGCCCACGtcagcctctcctctcccctggaAGCTTGCTTCATGGAGGTGTTTGCTGCATCCGGGGTGTTAGttagtctcaaaataaaactcgCCCCCCTCACCCCCGGGGAGGAACGGAAATGCACAATCCCAGCGGAGCTTTTGTTTGTTGAGTAGACCCAACTGAATAGTTGAGGTACAAATGAGATGGTTTTACAGAACCCCCTACAGTAAGAGCTGCTGGTGGGAGCCATCCCCCCAAAGCTCAGTAGCATTTCCCTGCCTCCCATCTGGCTGGTGTGGTGGCTGGAGAGGCTGGACTGGCTTTCTAAGATCACTTGACATGTCCTTTACTGAGGTTGTCTGAAAATCCCTCTCTCTCAAGCAGGTTGTGAGCCTGGGAGCATTGAGTTTCCACCGGCCTCACTCACTGTGTCCTGAATAGAAGGCACAGATGCGGGGCTAATTTTGCCTGGCAAAGAAATCATGAGGTCCACTCTTTGTGCTCGGAGCACTGTAACTCATAACTGGAGTTTAAAtagacttaaaaaatatttaactaaGCCAAGTTTAAAGGCTgcactttggggggggggcagttttCAGGTTAGTGTCTGCATCCATCTATTCTCCCTGGTGTCTTTAGGAGTCTCGTGAATGGGGCAGGAATGTCCATGTATGTTTACATCTTTTcttgggaggggagagggtgcTGCGGAAAGCAAAGGGAACACGAAGCTCTCACCAGCAGAGTTCACAACAGAGGGCTGTAAAATTCAAAGAGGTGGGTTAGTTCCTGTGGCCATGAAGCAGAGCCTGGTTCCAGAAGGATCTAAGACACACAGATGGCTGTCTTCCAGAGCCGAGATGGAACGAAACAGTCAGAAAGTGTTTCAAAGGGTATTGTGCCTGGCCACCTGAGTCTACACATGTGGTAAAACTGAAAGgcatggaacacacacatacaccacatgcacacacacacatatcccacatgcacatacataccacatgaacacacacacacacatacacacacatcacacacccaTGCATGAATAAAATGCTAACACTTGAAGACAACCTAGGGTCTGGGAAGATGCCATCCTTAGGAGAAATGAGTAAAACCACAGAACCtccttgaaaaattaaaattatcttgaagtttaaaaattcaaagtatttATTGGCGTATAATCATCTTCCATACATTGGAGAATGTTTCATGAAGACACTCTCCTTGAAGTGTATCATATACTTTGATCTTATCCATCCCCATCCTTTCCCCTTcccagtaaaaatataaaataaaataaaataaacatgttctATAAGAATTAGTCTATATTTAAATGGGCCAACTTCAGAAGGAACTGTAACTGTTTTATCTGAgtaataaactaaaagaaaacctACCTTACAATCtatatttttcctcatttgtgTCACTGTACTTCTACTTAGAATGTACAGTGTCTTTATATAGATATAATTAATTAGAAGTTCCCAAGCAAATAGTTTTGTCCCAGAGACTTGACAGTGGGCATTAATCCCAACAGGAGTTGACCTGCAGACTAATAGAGAAAGAAGttgcaaatagatttttttaGTGTCTTTTACAGACACTCTTGTCTGAAAGAGGCATGCGCCTACTTTTGAGGATGTTAGTACTATATTGGCTTTCGTCAAAGTTACACACAATTCTAAAGGATGATTTAGAGTAATATAAATATTGAAGttacagagtgtgtgtgtatgtgtgtgtgtgagagacagagaggcagagaaaaacagagagagagagagatgggatgaGATCTCAAATCATGCACTTTGTCTGCAGAACACGTTCTGTGACCCCTTTCTGCAGCAAACCTTCCTGTGTGATTGAGTTACGTTAAACTACGCCTTAATTGAGTGTTTATTTGGGACAAACATGTGATGCTGAGGCTGTAATTTCCATGCTGATGTAAACTGAGgcacagtggattttttttttctcccccagtCAGTGATCACCAATGGCTGTCACATCAAAGGGAGCCTTGGATCGGAAGCTGGAGAGGGTAGCAGGTGGCTTTACTCCACCATGAAGGAGATCTTCAGCGCTCCTTGAAAATGGTTCTTTTGAACTGTGTTTGAGCATCTTGGAATGTTTGGTCATTGTCCCTGACGCCCGCTAAGAATCTTGTGAAGGTCCTGTGATTATGAATGAGACAAGACAGGGCTGAGATGCCTGCCTACTCTGTCTCTGGAGCTTCTCAGGGCTCAGCCTCGGCCCCTCCATTGCTTCCCTTTATCATGTGACCCAACAGAGATTGGGACAACCCGACCCCTGCCTCTTTAAAACAGTGACTTTATTCTGGAGTCTCAGGAAAAGGATCTTTGAATTGATTGAGCCCTCAGACTCTGGGGTTCAGTTTTCGGCCACTTTGAGGAAGGCCAGGTTGAACTCTGTGCATAACGTGGGCAGTGATTTTCAATTCTCCTGTCTAGCTCACTTTCTGCCCAAAGAGCATGTTCCTTGACAGCACATTGGGGAAGGGACAGATGTTCTGGAGTTTATCTGTGTTTCTGCTTATCTGGGGTATGACTGAGAGGGGGTGGGCTTGAAGGAAACCTTGACTTTCAGTAAGTAACCCTTTGTGACCAAACATCCTCCCTGTGGTTGAGTTTGGTGGTGTGACTGAAAGCAGAGGTTCTGGAGGGTCACTGAAGGCAGCTCTAGCCAGCTGTTAGAGAGGGGGCAGAGCTCCATCCCTCTGCTACCTTCCTGGCTCAGAAAGAAGGCCC is part of the Mastomys coucha isolate ucsf_1 unplaced genomic scaffold, UCSF_Mcou_1 pScaffold14, whole genome shotgun sequence genome and harbors:
- the Twist2 gene encoding twist-related protein 2 is translated as MEEGSSSPVSPVDSLGTSEEELERQPKRFGRKRRYSKKSSEDGSPTPGKRGKKGSPSAQSFEELQSQRILANVRERQRTQSLNEAFAALRKIIPTLPSDKLSKIQTLKLAARYIDFLYQVLQSDEMDNKMTSCSYVAHERLSYAFSVWRMEGAWSMSASH